From Streptomyces sp. HUAS MG91, the proteins below share one genomic window:
- the trpC gene encoding indole-3-glycerol phosphate synthase TrpC, whose product MSVLDEIIDGVRADLAERQARVSLDELKERVAKAPAAKDGVAALRGDGVKVICEVKRSSPSKGALAAIADPAGLAADYEAGGAAVISVLTEQRRFGGSLADLEAVRAKVDIPVLRKDFIVTSYQLWEARAYGADLALLIVAALEQPALESLIERAESIGLTALVEAHDEDEVERAVDAGAKVIGINTRNLKDLTVDRGTFERVAPEIPDHIVKIAESGVRGPHDLIAYANAGADAVLVGESLVTGRDPKAAVADLVAAGAHPALRHGR is encoded by the coding sequence GTGAGTGTGCTCGACGAGATCATCGACGGAGTCCGTGCCGACCTCGCGGAACGGCAGGCGCGCGTCAGCCTCGACGAGCTCAAGGAGCGCGTGGCGAAGGCTCCCGCGGCCAAGGACGGGGTCGCGGCCCTGCGCGGCGACGGCGTCAAGGTCATCTGCGAGGTCAAGCGGTCCAGCCCGTCCAAGGGCGCGCTCGCCGCGATCGCCGACCCGGCCGGTCTCGCGGCCGATTACGAGGCGGGCGGCGCCGCCGTCATCTCCGTGCTGACCGAGCAGCGCCGCTTCGGCGGTTCGCTGGCCGACCTGGAGGCGGTCCGCGCCAAGGTCGACATCCCGGTCCTGCGCAAGGACTTCATCGTCACCTCGTACCAGCTGTGGGAGGCCCGTGCGTACGGCGCCGACCTCGCCCTGCTGATCGTGGCCGCCCTGGAGCAGCCCGCCCTGGAGTCCCTCATCGAGCGCGCCGAGTCCATCGGCCTCACCGCGCTCGTCGAGGCGCACGACGAGGACGAGGTCGAGCGGGCGGTGGACGCCGGGGCCAAGGTCATCGGCATCAACACCCGCAACCTCAAGGACCTCACCGTCGACCGCGGCACCTTCGAGCGCGTCGCCCCCGAGATCCCGGACCACATCGTCAAGATCGCCGAGTCCGGCGTGCGCGGCCCGCACGACCTGATCGCGTACGCCAACGCGGGCGCGGACGCGGTCCTCGTCGGCGAGTCCCTGGTCACCGGCCGCGACCCGAAGGCCGCCGTCGCCGACCTGGTCGCCGCGGGCGCCCACCCGGCCCTGCGGCACGGGCGGTAG
- a CDS encoding DUF2752 domain-containing protein encodes MTVETTDTAPATAHDHPGLLRRTAVPLGLLGGVAAAFAYVGTVDPNQPGHYPACPLLQIFGIYCPGCGGLRSAHAIVHGDLTAALGANALAVAGYALFAVGWTVWAVRAARGLRGVPFGLRPGRAHLWTLGAVVLVFTVVRNLPLGGFLHP; translated from the coding sequence GTGACCGTCGAGACGACCGACACCGCGCCCGCGACCGCCCACGACCACCCCGGCCTCCTGCGCCGCACCGCGGTGCCGCTGGGCCTCCTCGGCGGCGTCGCGGCGGCCTTCGCCTATGTCGGCACCGTCGACCCCAACCAGCCGGGTCACTATCCGGCCTGCCCGCTCCTCCAGATCTTCGGGATCTACTGCCCGGGCTGCGGCGGACTGCGCAGCGCCCACGCGATCGTGCACGGCGACCTCACCGCGGCGCTCGGCGCCAACGCCCTCGCCGTCGCCGGGTACGCCCTCTTCGCCGTGGGCTGGACCGTGTGGGCCGTACGGGCCGCCCGGGGCCTGCGGGGCGTGCCGTTCGGCCTGCGCCCCGGCCGTGCGCACCTGTGGACGCTCGGCGCCGTCGTGCTCGTCTTCACGGTTGTCCGGAACCTGCCCCTGGGTGGCTTCCTGCACCCTTGA
- a CDS encoding HGxxPAAW family protein — protein MADSSHGHTPAAWTGVIIAFIGFIVAGAFMVMGSVVGFWAGMALLALAAIVGGAMHVAGLGKPRRAELKLNPSGSEA, from the coding sequence ATGGCGGACAGCAGCCACGGACACACCCCGGCCGCCTGGACCGGTGTCATCATCGCCTTCATCGGCTTCATAGTCGCGGGCGCCTTCATGGTGATGGGCAGCGTCGTCGGCTTCTGGGCCGGCATGGCCCTGCTCGCCCTCGCCGCGATCGTCGGCGGCGCGATGCACGTCGCCGGTCTCGGCAAGCCGCGCCGCGCCGAGCTGAAGCTCAACCCCTCCGGCTCGGAGGCCTGA
- a CDS encoding TIGR02234 family membrane protein, with protein sequence MEYVTAVPHPRTEAAETGPAARRGRRSLAVALLFGAVGAAVALLASRQEWCSGVAAVAGGDLELSAKGSDVTGVPAALAVVGLAALVAVFAVRRAGRFLVASLLALSGAGAVAAAVLGADDSSALDDKAAQASGNAATTIDALTHTAWPYVAAGGGALILVAGILAVIYGAAWPSMGGRYERSGAPRPKKQKAVDPDRPEDLWKALDRGEDPTGA encoded by the coding sequence GTGGAGTACGTGACTGCCGTACCGCACCCCCGTACCGAAGCCGCCGAGACCGGCCCCGCCGCCAGGCGCGGCCGGCGCAGCCTCGCCGTCGCGCTGCTCTTCGGGGCCGTCGGCGCCGCGGTCGCGCTGCTCGCCTCCCGCCAGGAGTGGTGCTCGGGCGTCGCGGCCGTCGCCGGCGGCGACCTGGAGCTCTCCGCCAAGGGCAGCGACGTGACCGGCGTCCCCGCCGCACTGGCCGTCGTCGGCCTCGCGGCGCTCGTCGCCGTGTTCGCCGTGCGCCGCGCGGGCCGCTTCCTGGTCGCCTCGCTGCTCGCCCTGTCCGGCGCGGGCGCCGTCGCCGCCGCCGTGCTCGGCGCGGACGACAGCTCCGCCCTCGACGACAAGGCGGCCCAGGCCTCCGGCAACGCGGCGACCACCATCGACGCGCTCACCCACACCGCCTGGCCCTACGTCGCGGCGGGCGGCGGCGCCCTCATCCTGGTCGCCGGAATCCTCGCCGTGATCTACGGCGCGGCCTGGCCCTCGATGGGCGGCCGCTACGAGCGCTCCGGTGCCCCGCGGCCCAAGAAGCAGAAGGCCGTCGACCCGGACCGCCCCGAGGACCTGTGGAAGGCCCTGGACCGCGGCGAGGACCCGACGGGCGCCTGA
- a CDS encoding anthranilate synthase component I, with the protein MDLETFRKLATDRRVIPVSRKLLADGDTPVGLYRKLAAERPGTFLLESAENGRSWSRYSFVGVRSAGTLTERDGQAHWLGTPPVGVPVDGDPLAALRATVETLHTPRYEGLPPFTGGMVGYLGYDIVRRLEKIGPGERDDLKLPELTMLLTSDLAVLDHWDGSVLLIANAINHNDLDTGVDEAYADAVARLDAMEADLGKPADTAPAALPPSELPEFTALWGGEQYQAAVDDIKERVRAGEAFQVVPSQRFETPCTASALDVYRVLRATNPSPYMYLFRFDGFDVVGSSPEALVKVEDGRAMVHPIAGTRPRGATPQEDQALADELLADPKERAEHLMLVDLGRNDLGRVCEPGSVEVVDFMSIERYSHVMHIVSTVTGQVAEDRTAYDVLTACFPAGTLSGAPKPRAMQIIDELEPSRRGLYGGCVGYLDFAGDSDTAIAIRTALLRDGTAYVQAGAGVVADSDPVAEDTECRNKAAAVLRAVHTANRLGAHTV; encoded by the coding sequence ATGGATCTCGAGACCTTCCGCAAGCTGGCGACCGACCGCCGAGTGATCCCCGTCAGCCGCAAGCTCCTCGCGGACGGCGACACCCCCGTCGGCCTGTACCGCAAGCTCGCCGCCGAGCGGCCCGGCACGTTCCTCCTGGAGTCCGCGGAGAACGGCCGGTCGTGGTCCCGCTACTCGTTCGTCGGCGTCCGCTCGGCGGGCACCCTCACCGAGCGCGACGGACAGGCCCACTGGCTGGGCACCCCGCCCGTCGGCGTCCCCGTCGACGGCGACCCGCTCGCCGCCCTGCGCGCCACCGTCGAGACCCTGCACACCCCGCGCTACGAGGGCCTGCCCCCGTTCACCGGCGGCATGGTCGGCTACCTCGGCTACGACATCGTGCGCCGCCTGGAGAAGATCGGCCCCGGCGAGCGCGACGACCTGAAACTGCCCGAGCTGACGATGCTGCTCACCAGCGACCTCGCCGTCCTCGACCACTGGGACGGCTCGGTCCTGCTCATCGCCAACGCGATCAACCACAACGACCTCGACACCGGGGTCGACGAGGCGTACGCCGACGCCGTCGCCCGGCTCGACGCCATGGAGGCCGACCTCGGCAAGCCCGCCGACACCGCCCCGGCCGCGCTGCCGCCCTCCGAACTCCCCGAGTTCACCGCGCTGTGGGGCGGCGAGCAGTACCAGGCCGCCGTCGACGACATCAAGGAGCGCGTCCGCGCGGGCGAGGCCTTCCAGGTCGTCCCCTCCCAGCGCTTCGAAACCCCCTGCACCGCAAGCGCGTTGGACGTCTACCGCGTCCTGCGCGCGACCAACCCGTCCCCGTACATGTACCTCTTCCGGTTCGACGGCTTCGACGTCGTCGGCTCCTCCCCGGAGGCCCTCGTCAAGGTCGAGGACGGGCGCGCCATGGTCCACCCCATCGCGGGCACCCGGCCGCGCGGCGCCACCCCGCAGGAGGACCAGGCCCTCGCCGACGAACTCCTCGCCGACCCCAAGGAGCGCGCCGAGCACCTGATGCTCGTCGACCTCGGCCGCAACGACCTGGGCCGCGTCTGCGAGCCCGGCTCCGTCGAGGTCGTCGACTTCATGTCCATCGAGCGGTACTCGCACGTCATGCACATCGTGTCCACCGTCACCGGACAGGTCGCCGAGGACCGCACCGCGTACGACGTGCTCACCGCCTGCTTCCCGGCCGGCACCCTCTCCGGCGCCCCCAAGCCCCGCGCGATGCAGATCATCGACGAGCTGGAGCCCTCCCGCCGCGGCCTGTACGGCGGCTGCGTCGGTTACCTCGACTTCGCCGGGGACTCCGACACCGCCATCGCCATCCGCACCGCACTCCTGCGCGACGGCACCGCCTACGTGCAGGCGGGCGCCGGCGTCGTCGCCGACTCCGACCCGGTCGCCGAGGACACCGAGTGCCGCAACAAGGCCGCGGCCGTGCTGCGCGCGGTGCACACGGCGAACCGGCTCGGCGCGCACACAGTGTGA
- the hisI gene encoding phosphoribosyl-AMP cyclohydrolase → MTSTPQSSDLDPAIAARLKRSADGLVPAIAQQYDTGEVLMLGWMDDEALHRTLTTGRCTYWSRSRQEYWVKGDTSGHYQHVKSVALDCDADTVLVKVDQVGAACHTGARTCFDADVLPVTQ, encoded by the coding sequence ATGACCAGCACGCCCCAGTCCAGTGACCTCGACCCCGCCATCGCCGCCCGCCTCAAGCGCAGCGCCGACGGCCTGGTCCCCGCCATCGCCCAGCAGTACGACACCGGCGAGGTGCTGATGCTCGGCTGGATGGACGACGAGGCACTGCACCGCACCCTCACCACGGGCCGCTGCACCTACTGGTCGCGCAGCCGCCAGGAGTACTGGGTCAAGGGCGACACCTCCGGCCACTACCAGCACGTGAAGTCCGTCGCCCTCGACTGCGACGCCGACACCGTGCTCGTCAAGGTCGACCAGGTCGGCGCCGCCTGCCACACCGGCGCGCGGACCTGCTTCGACGCCGACGTCCTCCCCGTCACCCAGTAA
- a CDS encoding TIGR03085 family metal-binding protein, translating into MSTHAKRERLLLADLLEAAGPEAPTLCEGWTARDLAAHVVVRERRPDAAGGILLKQLAGRLDRVQAEFAEKPYEELIQLIRTGPPRFSPFSLKQVDEASNAVEFYVHAEDVRRAQPDWSPRELDPVFSEALWSRLERMARMVGRKAPVGLVLRRPDGQTAVAHKGAPVVTVTGEPAELLMFAFGRQAAADVELEGDKAAVDRLTETKALGL; encoded by the coding sequence ATGTCGACCCATGCCAAGCGTGAACGGCTTCTTCTCGCGGACCTGCTGGAGGCGGCGGGCCCGGAGGCGCCCACCCTGTGCGAGGGCTGGACCGCCCGTGATCTCGCGGCCCATGTCGTGGTGCGCGAGCGGCGCCCCGACGCGGCGGGCGGAATCCTCCTCAAACAGCTCGCGGGGCGTCTGGACCGGGTCCAGGCGGAGTTCGCGGAGAAGCCCTACGAGGAGCTGATCCAGCTGATCAGGACCGGTCCGCCGCGTTTCTCGCCCTTCTCCCTGAAGCAGGTCGACGAGGCGTCGAACGCGGTGGAGTTCTATGTCCACGCGGAGGACGTGCGCCGGGCGCAGCCCGACTGGTCGCCGCGTGAGCTGGACCCGGTGTTCTCGGAGGCGCTGTGGTCCCGCCTGGAGCGGATGGCCCGGATGGTGGGCCGCAAGGCGCCGGTCGGGCTGGTGCTGCGGCGGCCCGACGGGCAGACGGCGGTGGCCCACAAGGGCGCTCCGGTGGTCACGGTCACCGGCGAGCCGGCCGAGCTGCTGATGTTCGCGTTCGGCCGGCAGGCCGCGGCGGACGTGGAGCTGGAGGGCGACAAGGCGGCGGTGGACCGGCTCACCGAGACGAAGGCGCTGGGGCTGTAA
- a CDS encoding MFS transporter yields MVLDPLTARRRYSAVSFLFWLPVGLCVPVQVLLLTERGVSLAAIAALFAVHSLTAAALELPTGGLSDVLGRRAVLAASGVLTAAALALTAFGTTVWVLVLAMALKGAARALNSGPAEAWYVDTVQAHEGPDAELRPGLARGGAAGAAALALGTLCGGLGPWLLDRDGRLEAATGVPTLAVPLVLGALISALYVGYVMVALPEPPRPPATLRGVLAGIPGTIASGVKHTARDALVRRVVLTAAAVGSAIGVVELLTPGRAADLTGSADGGAVLYAVLACAGFCGTALGNRLAPLVARLTRSGERAVLVGEFAAVLGIALLCVTAAVDLAAPAALGYLLVYVGIGAASPSVSEFLHRRTDSSGRATALSVQSLALQLAGACGSMVASALPAGAAAWLPALLGLTAGALLWTRRAPAATPVPRTVIDQEPVTAPAPSSR; encoded by the coding sequence ATGGTCCTCGACCCGCTCACCGCCCGGCGCCGCTACAGCGCGGTGTCGTTCCTGTTCTGGCTGCCCGTCGGCCTCTGCGTCCCCGTCCAGGTACTGCTGCTGACCGAGCGCGGCGTGTCCCTCGCCGCCATCGCCGCCCTCTTCGCCGTGCACTCCCTGACCGCCGCCGCCCTCGAACTGCCCACCGGGGGCCTCTCCGACGTCCTCGGCCGCCGCGCCGTCCTCGCCGCGTCCGGCGTGCTCACCGCCGCCGCCCTCGCCCTGACCGCGTTCGGCACCACCGTCTGGGTCCTGGTCCTCGCCATGGCGCTCAAGGGCGCCGCCCGCGCCCTCAACAGCGGCCCCGCCGAAGCCTGGTACGTCGACACCGTGCAGGCCCACGAAGGCCCCGACGCCGAACTGCGCCCCGGCCTCGCCCGCGGCGGCGCCGCCGGAGCCGCCGCCCTCGCCCTCGGCACCCTGTGCGGCGGCCTCGGCCCCTGGCTGCTCGACCGCGACGGCCGCCTCGAAGCCGCCACCGGAGTGCCGACGCTCGCCGTGCCCCTGGTGCTCGGCGCGCTCATCAGCGCCCTCTACGTCGGCTACGTCATGGTCGCCCTGCCCGAACCCCCGCGCCCGCCCGCCACCCTGCGCGGCGTCCTCGCCGGCATCCCCGGCACCATCGCCTCCGGCGTCAAGCACACCGCGCGGGACGCCCTGGTGCGCCGCGTCGTGCTGACCGCCGCCGCCGTCGGCAGCGCGATCGGCGTCGTCGAACTGCTCACCCCCGGCCGCGCCGCCGACCTCACCGGCAGCGCCGACGGCGGCGCCGTGCTCTACGCGGTCCTCGCCTGCGCCGGATTCTGCGGCACCGCCCTCGGCAACCGCCTCGCACCGCTCGTCGCCCGCCTCACCCGCAGCGGCGAACGGGCCGTCCTCGTCGGCGAGTTCGCCGCCGTCCTCGGCATCGCCCTGCTCTGCGTCACCGCGGCGGTGGACCTCGCCGCCCCGGCCGCGCTCGGCTATCTCCTGGTCTACGTGGGCATCGGCGCGGCGAGCCCCAGCGTCAGCGAGTTCCTGCACCGCCGCACCGACAGCTCGGGACGCGCCACGGCCCTGTCCGTGCAGTCCCTCGCCCTGCAACTCGCCGGAGCCTGCGGCAGCATGGTGGCGAGCGCCCTGCCGGCCGGGGCGGCGGCCTGGCTGCCCGCGCTGCTCGGCCTGACGGCGGGCGCACTGCTGTGGACCCGCCGCGCACCCGCCGCAACTCCCGTGCCGCGCACGGTGATCGACCAGGAGCCGGTTACAGCCCCAGCGCCTTCGTCTCGGTGA
- a CDS encoding helix-turn-helix domain-containing protein — protein MSEPRRIADLATLKAFGHPLRMRLYGALKMRGTATASQLVDDLDDGTAVSLVSYHLRKLAEHGLIEEAERREGGDARERWWQAAQETLRIESKDFRDSPEGAAAHTALSRVMYDQRRDHYLRFLEQRAGWSAEWQDAHDSSDFMARLTPDELKDMTAELHAVVARYTEHGRTADPEGREMVGVHLYAFPMRG, from the coding sequence ATGTCAGAGCCACGCCGCATCGCGGACCTCGCCACCCTCAAGGCCTTCGGCCACCCCCTGCGCATGCGGCTCTACGGAGCCCTGAAGATGCGCGGGACCGCCACCGCCTCCCAGCTCGTGGACGACCTCGACGACGGCACGGCCGTCTCCCTGGTCAGCTACCACCTGCGCAAGCTCGCCGAGCACGGGCTGATCGAGGAGGCCGAGCGCCGCGAGGGCGGCGACGCGCGGGAGCGCTGGTGGCAGGCCGCCCAGGAGACACTCCGCATCGAGAGCAAGGACTTCCGGGACAGCCCGGAGGGCGCCGCCGCCCACACCGCCCTGTCCCGCGTCATGTACGACCAGCGCCGCGACCACTACCTGCGCTTCCTCGAACAGCGCGCCGGATGGAGCGCCGAGTGGCAGGACGCGCACGACAGCTCCGACTTCATGGCCCGGCTCACCCCGGACGAACTCAAGGACATGACCGCCGAGTTGCACGCCGTCGTCGCCCGGTACACCGAGCACGGCAGGACCGCGGACCCCGAGGGCCGCGAAATGGTCGGCGTCCACCTGTACGCGTTCCCGATGAGAGGCTGA
- a CDS encoding helix-turn-helix domain-containing protein: protein MPAHLVRPKPATTPAAVGVLRRAALPLMGRLPALTDRLVAQLREREPAYRAAIEADPAEVRREVQRSLRHSVGSLLDPARSRPAARACSARIGAERAASGLPLDAVLHAFRLGGALIWHALIDEVTVQRPEDAHLLVHLAADVRGFVDEHCACVADAYRQAERELTWRRDNRRRLRAAALLDGATRIADLPAAAAELNLPERGRYAVVLVAGGPGAPPVLPGEPRAVWHPGPDGRRGIVPLTDRTSAGLAAACRATTDRVPGLRIGVSPAVDGLAAVGAARRLAETALRICPAAGGTVLLDDELPAALVAAAPGLGRLLADRVLGPLLVLPPADRGLLLDTLTVWLDCDGSAQRAAARLYCHRNTVLNRLRRCEQLTGRSLARPADLVELGLALSAYRLRRD from the coding sequence ATGCCCGCGCACCTCGTACGCCCCAAGCCCGCCACCACGCCCGCGGCGGTGGGAGTGCTGCGTCGCGCGGCGCTCCCGCTGATGGGCCGGCTCCCCGCGCTCACCGACCGGCTGGTGGCACAGCTGCGGGAGCGGGAGCCCGCCTACCGCGCCGCGATCGAGGCCGACCCCGCCGAGGTGCGCCGGGAGGTGCAGCGCTCGCTGCGGCACAGCGTCGGCTCCCTGCTCGACCCGGCCCGCTCGCGCCCGGCCGCCCGCGCCTGCTCGGCCCGGATCGGTGCCGAGCGCGCCGCGTCCGGCCTGCCGCTCGACGCCGTGCTGCACGCCTTCCGGCTCGGCGGCGCCCTGATCTGGCACGCCCTGATCGACGAGGTCACCGTCCAGCGGCCCGAGGACGCCCACCTGCTCGTCCACCTCGCCGCCGACGTCCGTGGCTTCGTCGACGAGCACTGCGCCTGCGTGGCCGACGCCTACCGGCAGGCCGAGCGCGAACTGACCTGGCGGCGCGACAACCGGCGCCGCCTGAGAGCCGCCGCCCTCCTCGACGGCGCCACGCGCATCGCCGATCTGCCCGCGGCCGCCGCCGAGTTGAACCTGCCCGAGCGGGGCCGGTACGCGGTGGTGCTCGTCGCGGGCGGGCCGGGCGCGCCGCCCGTGCTGCCCGGCGAACCGCGGGCGGTGTGGCACCCGGGCCCCGACGGGCGGCGCGGCATCGTCCCCCTCACGGACCGGACCAGCGCCGGACTCGCCGCCGCCTGCCGCGCGACGACGGACCGCGTCCCGGGACTGCGGATCGGGGTCAGCCCCGCCGTCGACGGCCTCGCCGCGGTCGGCGCCGCCCGGCGGCTCGCCGAGACCGCCCTGCGCATCTGCCCCGCGGCCGGCGGCACCGTGCTCCTCGACGACGAACTGCCCGCCGCCCTCGTCGCCGCCGCCCCCGGACTGGGCCGGCTCCTCGCCGACCGGGTGCTCGGCCCGCTGCTCGTCCTGCCGCCCGCCGACCGCGGCCTCCTGCTCGACACCCTGACCGTCTGGCTGGACTGCGACGGCTCCGCGCAGCGCGCCGCCGCCCGCCTCTACTGCCACCGCAACACCGTGCTCAACCGGCTGCGCCGCTGCGAGCAGCTGACCGGGCGCAGCCTCGCGCGCCCGGCCGACCTCGTGGAACTCGGGCTCGCCCTGAGCGCGTACCGGCTGCGGCGGGACTGA
- a CDS encoding helix-turn-helix transcriptional regulator, with amino-acid sequence MSVLLLTAAAYEADPEGPGADAGLVLRAATAAGLDAHALDAAARAGLTRDADGRLRLPDPRARYTAEPPARRREAHRLLAEAATGERQRPAGLLHRVLATPYPDERLGAELAAAAAEPGPPAGERATALALAAGLAPDPAVRAARLVAAADRYRRAGRAARARELLDRAAESAVPDPVRGQAALVHGLLALRDGPVADARESLLLAAGQSAPGPALDARLAAAEATWALGDAEGYREIVGVQGIPPGPGAVLDYRLGMSASLGERFLAGRAALARVVERAACAEEGEPDVLLRAGAAALVAGRVDAACRIGSRALAAARARDAAPEVPRALELLAYGELRSGRHARARAHAEEGLATARAGGQRNLVAGQHAILALVASLDSDTGIVARHASAAQHIADRHGLVQTATLAQWALARADLARGRAAEATARLAPLTGPGPRGGHFAVRMLAVPCLVEAAAAAGEPGGAREAVAEFAVWAERGYDPQAPAQLARCQALLDPGDDRFGEALARHDRTGGGDFERARTAALYGKWLRRTRRPARARVLLRDALVAFERCGASVWAAQTAAELRATGEAPGYGRPSPELAELTPQQLRIAHCVAEGDTNREVARRLSVSPRTVDHHLRNVFAQLGVRSRVELARLVHRAERPATAS; translated from the coding sequence ATGAGCGTGCTGTTGCTGACCGCCGCCGCGTACGAGGCCGACCCGGAGGGACCCGGCGCCGACGCGGGGCTCGTGCTGCGGGCCGCGACGGCCGCCGGACTCGACGCGCACGCCCTGGACGCCGCCGCACGCGCGGGCCTGACCCGCGACGCCGACGGACGGCTGCGCCTGCCGGACCCGCGCGCCCGGTACACGGCGGAGCCGCCCGCCCGGCGCAGGGAGGCGCACCGTCTGCTGGCCGAGGCCGCCACGGGGGAGCGGCAGCGCCCGGCGGGCCTGCTGCACCGGGTGCTCGCGACGCCGTACCCGGACGAACGGCTCGGCGCCGAACTGGCCGCCGCGGCGGCGGAGCCGGGCCCGCCCGCGGGGGAGCGGGCCACGGCGCTGGCCCTCGCCGCCGGACTCGCACCGGACCCGGCGGTGCGGGCGGCCCGTCTGGTCGCGGCGGCCGACCGCTACCGGCGCGCGGGCCGAGCGGCGCGGGCCCGCGAACTCCTCGACCGGGCCGCCGAGTCGGCGGTCCCCGACCCTGTACGCGGGCAGGCCGCGCTGGTCCACGGCCTGCTCGCGCTGCGCGACGGACCCGTGGCCGACGCCCGCGAGTCCCTGCTGCTGGCCGCCGGGCAGAGCGCCCCGGGACCGGCCCTCGACGCCCGGCTCGCGGCGGCGGAAGCGACCTGGGCGCTCGGCGACGCGGAGGGGTACCGGGAGATCGTCGGCGTCCAGGGGATCCCGCCGGGACCCGGCGCCGTCCTCGACTACCGCCTCGGCATGTCCGCCTCGCTCGGCGAGCGCTTCCTGGCCGGCCGGGCCGCCCTGGCCCGCGTCGTCGAGCGGGCCGCGTGCGCCGAGGAGGGGGAGCCGGACGTGCTGCTGCGGGCCGGAGCCGCCGCCCTCGTCGCCGGGCGGGTCGACGCCGCCTGCCGGATCGGCAGCAGGGCGCTCGCCGCGGCCCGCGCCCGGGACGCGGCGCCCGAAGTGCCCCGGGCCCTGGAACTGCTCGCCTACGGAGAACTGCGCTCGGGACGCCACGCCCGCGCCCGCGCCCACGCCGAGGAGGGGCTTGCCACCGCCCGCGCCGGCGGGCAGCGCAACCTCGTCGCGGGCCAGCACGCCATCCTCGCCCTGGTCGCCTCCCTGGACAGCGACACCGGCATCGTCGCCCGGCACGCCTCGGCCGCCCAGCACATCGCCGACCGGCACGGCCTCGTACAGACGGCGACGCTCGCCCAGTGGGCGCTGGCCCGGGCCGATCTGGCGCGCGGCCGGGCCGCCGAGGCGACGGCCCGGCTCGCCCCGCTGACCGGGCCGGGGCCGCGCGGCGGCCACTTCGCGGTGCGGATGCTCGCCGTGCCCTGCCTCGTGGAGGCGGCGGCCGCGGCGGGTGAGCCGGGCGGGGCCCGCGAGGCCGTCGCGGAGTTCGCCGTGTGGGCCGAGCGCGGATACGACCCGCAGGCCCCGGCCCAACTCGCCCGCTGCCAGGCCCTCCTCGACCCCGGCGACGACCGCTTCGGCGAGGCCCTGGCCCGCCACGACCGCACGGGCGGCGGCGACTTCGAGCGGGCCCGCACCGCCGCCCTGTACGGCAAGTGGCTGCGCCGCACCCGCAGACCGGCCCGCGCCAGGGTGCTGCTGCGCGACGCCCTGGTCGCCTTCGAGCGGTGCGGCGCTTCGGTCTGGGCCGCGCAGACGGCCGCCGAACTGCGGGCCACCGGCGAGGCGCCCGGCTACGGTCGGCCCAGCCCGGAACTGGCCGAGCTGACCCCGCAGCAACTGCGCATCGCGCACTGCGTCGCCGAGGGCGACACCAACCGCGAGGTCGCCCGCCGCCTCTCGGTGAGCCCGCGCACCGTGGACCACCACCTGCGCAACGTCTTCGCCCAGCTCGGCGTACGCTCGCGCGTCGAGCTGGCCCGGCTCGTGCACCGCGCGGAACGCCCCGCCACCGCCTCCTGA
- the hisF gene encoding imidazole glycerol phosphate synthase subunit HisF, translated as MSLAVRVIPCLDVDNGRVVKGVNFQNLRDAGDPVEMAKVYDAEGADELTFLDITASSGNRETTYDVVRRTAEQVFIPLTVGGGVRTAEDVDKLLRAGADKVGVNTAAIARPELIREIAERFGRQVLVLSVDARRTESGSFEVTTHGGRRSAGIDAVEWAHQAAELGAGEILLNSMDADGTKDGYDLEMISAVRKHVSVPVIASGGAGRLDHFAPAVAAGADAVLAASVFHFGDLRIGEVKSSLREAGCPVR; from the coding sequence GTGAGCCTCGCGGTACGCGTCATCCCGTGTCTCGACGTGGACAACGGGCGGGTCGTCAAGGGCGTCAACTTCCAGAACCTGCGCGACGCGGGCGACCCCGTCGAGATGGCGAAGGTGTACGACGCCGAGGGCGCCGACGAGCTGACGTTCCTGGACATCACCGCCTCCTCCGGCAACCGGGAGACCACCTACGACGTGGTGCGCCGCACCGCCGAGCAGGTCTTCATCCCGCTCACCGTGGGCGGCGGTGTGCGCACCGCCGAGGACGTGGACAAGCTGCTGCGCGCCGGGGCCGACAAGGTGGGCGTCAACACGGCGGCCATCGCCCGGCCGGAGCTGATCCGGGAGATCGCCGAGCGGTTCGGGCGGCAGGTGCTGGTCCTCTCCGTGGACGCGCGGCGCACCGAGTCCGGGTCGTTCGAGGTGACGACGCACGGCGGGCGGCGGTCCGCCGGGATCGACGCCGTCGAGTGGGCGCATCAGGCCGCCGAGCTGGGGGCCGGGGAGATTCTGCTCAACTCGATGGACGCCGACGGCACCAAGGACGGGTACGACCTGGAGATGATCTCGGCCGTACGCAAGCATGTGTCCGTGCCGGTGATCGCCTCGGGCGGCGCCGGGCGTCTCGATCACTTCGCGCCGGCCGTCGCGGCGGGGGCCGATGCCGTGCTCGCGGCGTCCGTCTTCCACTTCGGTGACCTGCGCATCGGAGAGGTGAAGTCCTCCCTGCGCGAGGCTGGTTGCCCGGTGCGCTGA